In Desulfurococcaceae archaeon MEX13E-LK6-19, the genomic window TATGGATATATCAGCTCATGGGCTCTGTCACGAATCCTATGGATATCGTCTTTGAAGAACTCTAGTGCATTAAGAGCTGTCTCCAGATCTCTTGTAATATAGATGAATAGCTTGTCAAGACCAATACCGCATCCTATACCATGGTTCTTTAACGGTATACTCAGTTGCTTCAGTATCCTATGGAACTTCTTGAGCCTAGCAAGAGTCCTATCCATAGCACTATGTGTACCCACGAGATACTGTAGATCATTCTCGATAAGTATCTTTACTAGCGCTGCAAACTTGATGTACTCCTTGCTGAACCACTCAATGAGATCAAGCATTATCTCTGGATTATGTACTTCAACAACGTCCAAGGACTCCCTTGGCTCACCACATACTTCAACAAGATTCCTATCCCAACTATCAGAATAGACTATGATACCAGAATAACACTCAACCATTACTCGATCACCTGCTGGCGTTTCTGGAGTATGAAGAATGATTGTTTGGAGACCACGAGATATGAGGGGTATTTTACTATGAGTTTCTCTAGGTCCCTGTCATCGAGTGCCTCGAGCAACTCGATAACATAGCGTCTAAATGATGTCTCGCTAAAGGGTCTGATCTCCCTAAGGACCTCTAGTACCTCACGCTGGGTAATCATCATGGTCTCACACCACCATCAACTAGAGCCTTGACAGCTCTTCGTATCAACTCACTACGGCTAAGGTTGTTGATCTTTGCCAGGAGATCAATTTTCTCGAGCAACTCTTCCTCAATCTTAAATGTGACAACACGCATCACTCGATCACCTTGTGTTTTTTCATGTTTATTATTCTGAGAAGATGTTTTGTCTTCAGTATCTTGCCTTGTGTTAGTTTTTCAATGAATATTGCTGTTACTTCATGGTATTGTAGGTTGTTTCTGTAACCCCAGCCAGGTATTGTTAATGGTGTAATATCTACTCCCCAGAACCCATACTCTATTGCTTCATAGATCTCTCTCGAGTTTGCACCAAGGTACCATGACTCGCTACAGTTGAAGACACTACAGAAGTCCTTGATACTATAGTCTCTTAACGAAGGCATACTTACGTATCCAGGTATAACGTCTACATGTTCTCTGAGTGTATCATAGAATTCTGGATCCCTATCAAGATTGTGAACTGGATATACGTATAGTATGTTTTTGGGCACATTCAATATTTTGTTAATGTAGTCAGGGTATAGTGCAATAACTATCTTGCTTCTAAAGAGCCATAGCTTCCTAACATAGCTCATATAGTTACCCTTGATCAAGTCATTCTTGGAGTCAAAGAACTCAGGATATATCAGCACTCTATCATTATACGCTAGTCTTTCCCTAAGAAACTCAAGCAGCTTCCTTGGAGCATTACCGTGTCCCACAATCATCACTCGATCACCTTTAGGGTTGTTTTTTGTTTGAAGAAGTCGTCTATGGTTAGCCCTGACTCGTTGATGATCTCGAGTGCTTTGTTGGCTATTGACATGATTGCTTCTAGGCATAGTCCATGTAGTCTCGTTTTTGTTGCAGCTATTGGCTTGCTACTGAGTAGTTCTTGGCAGAGCGTCATGAAGCCCTCATAGTCCCGCTCATCAACTTCTACAGTGAATCTCTTAGGATGATAATCGTGGCAAGGCATTATCGATCACTCCTCGAGGAGTTTTTCCTCTATGACAAGGACTAATGCCTGTAAGATCTCTTTCCTTAGGGCAGCATGTAGCCTGTCGATCTCGTCCTGGAGCCTAGCAGCCATGTCTTTGTGTCCATTGTTCTTGAGTGTCTTCGTGGCTTGCTGAAGCTCCTTGATCTTCGCAACATAATAACGTACATTGGGATTATTCTTGTAGATGAACACAGCGATGGAATCGATCCAAGAAGGCTTGCCAAGATTATTCTCAACAATCTTCTGAAGATAATCAACTCTGGTGCGCAGGCCAGCAATCTTCGCTTCCACATCATCCCTAAGCGTATCAATCTTAGCACTAAGGTCATTAGCAACAGTCGTCACAGCATCAAGACTCTTATCGAGA contains:
- a CDS encoding ribbon-helix-helix protein, CopG family, whose amino-acid sequence is MRVVTFKIEEELLEKIDLLAKINNLSRSELIRRAVKALVDGGVRP